In one Colletotrichum destructivum chromosome 2, complete sequence genomic region, the following are encoded:
- a CDS encoding Putative major facilitator, sugar transporter, major facilitator superfamily yields MSTGVVEGHDAGRVDEKQAGAHHVDAPNSKVLGDTDFMNDAFDGENEEHELGMWEAVKTHPKACFWAFIMCFTIVMESFDMFLNGNFVAQRAFQMQYGVQVGEEYVIETKWQSALFQAGQCGAFVGVFLAGPVVNRFGYRVTTLLALILMNATIFVSFFANSLELLTVGQALEGIPWGFFIAIGPAYASEIVPLALRGACTATLQMSWSIGSIIVAGATLGYNKRMDEWAWRGPLALQWVFPTPLMVIIFFAPESPFWLIRRGRKEEALRSVKRLGASNATIQQNQQKYAMIERTVEIESQLGGNPTLLDLFRGVDLRRTTITCLMYASQNFAGNLIANQATFFFEQAGMGHDRAFDLNLINSCLQLFANALSWPLTAWFGRRTIYLWGTITNVTLLMILGICASIKQTVATNYAQAVLGILISFVFAGTLGPISYTIIAETSAVRLRALSTAVGRAAYYVAEIPMIYLASQMLNPTGWNLAGKCGYVWGGTACVCWIMAFFFLPELKHRSYRETDILFNRRVPARKFKSTVIKVTDNE; encoded by the exons ATGTCAACAGGAGTCGTCGAGGGGCATGATGCCGGACGGGTGGACGAGAAGCAAGCGGGCGCACACCACGTCGACGCTCCCAACTCCAAGGTGCTGGGCGACACGGACTTCATGAACGATGCCTTTGACGGAGAGAATGAGGAGCACGAGCTGGGCATGTGGGAGGCCGTCAAGACGCACCCAAAGGCTTGCTTCTGGGCCTTTATCATGTGTTTCACGATT GTCATGGAGTCATTCGACATGTTCCTGAACGGCAACTTTGTGGCTCAAAGGGCTTTTCAAATGCAGTACGGCGTCCAGGTGGGAGAAGAATATGTCATTGAGACCAAGTGGCAGAGCGCACTCTTCCAGGCCGGTCAGTGTGGTGCTTTCGTCGGAGTCTTCCTGGCCGGTCCTGTTGTCAACCGCTTCGGTTACCGAGTGACGACTCTGTTGGCCCTCATCCTCATGAACGCCACCATCTTTGTGTCCTTTTTC GCCAACTCCCTCGAGCTTCTCACCGTCGGACAAGCGTTGGAGGGCATCCCCTGGGGTTTCTTCATTGCCATCGGCCCGGCCTACGCCAGTGAGATCGTCCCTCTCGCCCTCCGTGGCGCCTGCACGGCTACTCTGCAGATGAGTTGGTCCATTGGTtccatcatcgtcgctgGCGCCACCCTCGGCTACAACAAGCGGATGGACGAGTGGGCGTGGCGCGGACCTCTGGCCTTGCAATGGGTCTTTCCC ACCCCCCTCATGGTgatcatcttcttcgccccCGAGTCTCCCTTTTGGCTCATCCGTCGCGGACGCAAGGAAGAGGCCCTTCGCTCCGTCAAGCGCCTCGGCGCTAGCAACGCCACCATCCAGCAGAACCAGCAAAAGTATGCCATGATTGAGCGAACGGTCGAGATCGAGTCTCAGTTGGGTGGCAACCCGACCCTGCTGGACCTGTTCAGGGGCGTCGACCTGAGGCGAACCACCATCACCTGCTTGATGTACGCGTCGCAGAACTTTGCCGGTAACCTGATTGCCAACCAGgcgaccttcttcttcgagc AAGCCGGAATGGGCCACGACCGCGCTTTCGACCTCAACCTGATCAACTCATGCCTCCAGCTCTTCGCAAACGCCCTCTCATGGCCTCTCACCGCCTGGTTCGGCCGCCGAACCATCTACCTCTGGGGCACAATCACCAACGTCACCCTCCTCATgatcctcggcatctgcgCCTCAATCAAGCAGACCGTCGCGACCAACTACGCCCAGGCGGTCCTCGGCATTCTCatctccttcgtcttcgccggcacCCTCGGACCCATCTCGtacaccatcatcgccgagacgTCCGCCGTCCGCCTCCGCGCCCTGagcaccgccgtcggccgcgccgcctactacgtcgccgagatcccCATGATCTACCTGGCCTCGCAGATGCTGAACCCGACGGGATGGAACCTCGCCGGCAAGTGCGGTTACGTCTGGGGAGGCACTGCCTGCGTCTGCTGGAtcatggccttcttcttcctgcccGAGCTCAAACACCGCTCGTACCGCGAGACGGACATCCTGTTCAACCGCAGGGTTCCTGCCAGGAAGTTCAAGTCGACTGTTATCAAGGTGACGGACAACGAATAA
- a CDS encoding uncharacterized protein (Putative zn(2)Cys(6) fungal-type DNA-binding domain, transcription factor domain, fungi) translates to MPPDSLRRCSNPATVRACVNCQRRKSRCMRGSAPNDPCSYCAKSGKTCSFESPPDRTPLTRKNLDAAELRCAQLRDLLRSLDPELDIESALKEADRQRAEKEDIGSASHTPDESDEVTPHSYEWHEGSLSPECKSSAHENDGMAMLSTHDSGYLGSSSGSQLLGEIDSVIHVSDAAKQQQQQQQQQQQQQQQQQQQQQQQQQQQHQHPTSHRKRLRRSSSSAGQGLAPIECLHLQSTYVASRLIDAYFLLYNTSYPVLHEKTFRERVDAGRRQRPGHSPWRVVYQMVLAIGHWLSSSESEHLQSGYYSAARSSLSLQMLESGTIETVQAFLLMSNYLQKRDRTNTGYNFGGLAYRMALGLGLHREPPGSEDTLGHERRRQLFWTIYCFESGFNITTGRPPAMSQDFIDTRVPRNIDDKELPLKAPVPPSVDYPTTYSTIIAHAELAKIADAVYHEFLLAKTAGTKIEYRVAETLERDLDRWQQALPAYFVAPAADCPSWFRAPRAVVLWKEQNLRILLWRGSQLQHSYLPTKVDAEEKCLDVAMQTVHDIAAFCLALEGALHQGIIWYATYFLFQATLVLEANYLTRAAQSERDRAAWQHSVSKSRACLKALAPRSRPAKRCLEMLDRIHSQFQYLPQLDPDLDRQTYFQSGSTAHRPAESAACTTLPANDFIAPTQNFVNLPSENDFAFYGESQPVFSDDGADPSLRMLLNEASLDFMENMPLDLLLGDWAT, encoded by the exons ATGCCGCCGGACTCCCTCCGTAGATGCTCCAACCCAGCCACGGTTCGAGCTTGCGTCAATTGCCAGAGGCGGAAGAGCCGCTGCATGAGAGGCAGCGCGCCCAACGACCCATGTTCCTACTGCGCCAAATCAGGCAAGACGTGCAGCTTCGAGAGCCCACCCGATCGGACGCCTCTGACCCGGAAGAacctcgacgcggccgagCTCCGGTGCGCCCAGCTGCGAGACCTCCTGCGCTCGCTGGACCCGGAACTCGACATCGAGTCGGCGCTCAAGGAGGCGGACAGGCAGCGGGCGGAGAAAGAGGACATCGGCAGCGCCTCGCACACGCCGGACGAGTCGGACGAGGTGACCCCTCATAGCTACGAGTGGCACGAGGGCTCCCTGTCCCCCGAGTGCAAGTCCTCGGCGCACGAGAACGACGGCATGGCCATGCTGTCGACCCACGACTCCGGATACTTGG GGAGTAGTTCCGGTTCCCAGCTGCTCGGCGAGATCGACTCCGTGATCCACGTCTCCGATGCAGccaagcaacagcagcagcaacaacaacaacaacaacaacaacaacaacaacaacaacaacaacaacaacaacaacaacaacaacagcatcagCACCCAACGTCGCATCGCAAACGCCTGCGCAGATCTTCAAGCTCGGCCGGGCAGGGGCTCGCGCCGATAGAGTGTCTCCATCTCCAGTCCACGTACGTCGCCAGCCGGCTGATAGACGCGTATTTTCTCCTCTACAACACGTCGTACCCCGTCCTGCACGAGAAGACGTTCCGCGAAAGGGTCGACGCGGGGCGCCGGCAGCGTCCCGGCCACTCGCCGTGGCGGGTCGTCTACCAGATGGTGCTGGCCATCGGCCATTGGCTTTCCAGCTCCGAGTCGGAGCACCTGCAGTCGGGCTACTACAGCGCcgcgaggtcgagcttgTCTCTCCAGATGCTCGAGTCCGGCACCATCGAGACCGTCCAGGCCTTCCTGCTCATGAGCAACTACCTGCAGAAGAGGGACCGGACCAACACGGGCTACAACTTTGGCGGCCTGGCGTACAGGATggcgctgggcctcggcctgcacCGCGAGCCGCCGGGGTCCGAGGATACCCTGGGACATgagcggcgtcggcagctCTTCTGGACCATCTATTGCTTTGAAAGCGGCTTCAACATCACGACCGGAAGGCCGCCGGCAATGTCCCAAGATTTCATCGACACCCGAGTGCCCCGGAACATCGATGACAAG GAGTTGCCGTTGAAGGCGCCCGTGCCCCCGTCGGTCGATTACCCAACGACGTACTCGACCATCATTGCCCACGCAGAACTGGCCAAGATCGCGGACGCCGTATATCACGAGTTCCTCCTGGCCAAGACCGCGGGCACCAAGATCGAGTaccgcgtcgccgagaccCTGGAACGAGACCTCGACCGCTGGCAGCAAGCTCTCCCCGCTTACTTCgtcgcccccgccgccgactgtCCCTCGTGGTTCCGCGCGCCGAGGGCCGTGGTGCTCTGGAAAGAGCAGAACCTCCGCATCCTCCTCTGGCGCGGGAGCCAGCTGCAGCACAGCTACCTCCCGAccaaggtcgacgccgaggagaagtGCCTCGACGTCGCGATGCAGACTGTCCacgacatcgccgccttctGCCTGGCCTTGGAGGGCGCCCTGCACCAGGGCATCATCTGGTACGCCACGTACTTCCTGTTCCAGGCGACCCTGGTCCTCGAGGCGAACTACCTCACGCGGGCCGCCCAGTCGGAGCGGGACAGGGCCGCCTGGCAGCACTCCGTCTCTAAATCCCGGGCGTGCCTGAAGGCGCTGGCACcgaggagcaggccggccAAGCGGTGTCTGGAGATGCTCGACCGCATCCATAGCCAGTTCCAGTACCTGCCGCAGCTCGATCCCGATCTGGACCGACAAACCTACTTTCAGAGTGGCAGCACGGCGCACCGGCCCGCAGAGTCTGCTGCGTGTACGACGTTGCCGGCCAATGACTTCATAGCGCCGACGCAAAACTTTGTCAATCTACCGAGCGAGAACGACTTTGCCTTCTACGGCGAAAGTCAACCGGTCTTCagtgacgacggcgctgaCCCGAGCCTGCGAATGCTATTGAACGAGGCCTCTTTAGATTTCATGGAGAACATGCCGCTCGACCTATTACTGGGCGACTGGGCTACGTAG
- a CDS encoding Putative cellulose/chitin-binding protein yields the protein MRASVTSATALLATMVSAHGNIVSPPARAAGAAMAAACGEANVQAVTTDPTIPLEDLTNPPATCQVDLCRGAKFEDNTANVQTFKPGEVVQMKAAIPIPHEGPMNVSVVDTATNKVIGEPLIVFDTYADEKLPQLPANNTDFSVTMPNLPAGTCAQGGQCVLQWFWVGTSAKQTYESCVDFVMG from the exons ATGCGCGCTTCCGTCACTTCTGCAACGGCGCTCCTCGCCACCATGGTCTCTGCCCACGGCAACATCGTCTCACCTCCCGCCCGCGCGGCCGGTGCGGCCATGGCCGCAGCCTGCGGAGAGGCAAATGTCCAGGCCGTGACGACGGACCCTACCATTCCGCTGGAGGACCTCACCAACCCGCCTGCTACTT GCCAGGTGGACCTCTGCCGAGGCGCAAAGTTCGAGGACAACACGGCCAACGTGCAGACGTTCAAGCCGGGCGAGGTTGTCCAGATGAAGGCAGCGATTCCGATCCCGCACGAGGGACCTATGAACGtgtccgtcgtcgacacggccACGAACAAGGTCATCGGCGAGCCgctcatcgtcttcgacaCCTACGCggacgagaagctgccgCAGCTGCCGGCGAACAACACCGACTTCTCCGTCACCATGCCGAACCTGCCGGCCGGCACTTGCGCTCAGGGCGGCCAGTGTGTGCTGCAGTGGTTCTGGGTCGGCACGAGCGCGAAGCAGACGTACGAGAGCTGCGTGGACTTTGTCATGGGCTGA
- a CDS encoding Putative heterokaryon incompatibility, whose product MRLLSVKSLEVKEFAANAIPPYAILSHRWLADDEEVILRDIELPVAKTKLGYDKLVKSCKQAEKDGIEYVWVDSCCIDKTSSAELSESINSMFRWYKEAVVCYAFLSDVPSDSTLEEDSPFAKSKWFTRGWTLQELIAPEHLRFYSQEWKPLGSKSHLSGVISRITGIDELTLRGRRELHLSSIAARMSWAAKRETAREEDRSYSLLGLFGVHLPLLYGEGGKNAFLRLQEELIRISDDRSIFAWHSGSFRPQEELLLAPSKGSSFLASSPDDFISCGDIVICNLVRKPSNFVITNAGLRIDVPIIFEYEGSPPERRAHAILWCRRKTDYEKIITIPVLLDGNRCARAQRSMKLVRRRWAISRSFNYTLYMDTGKNNRSTVEVFPQFDLGASVLILHSLPLGYCVDTVSPSENWESWSPTSGRLTSTGLGETVFSIRADGSTCVPLENIYMLVKPMYETGLYVRQPRHKLALVDHETDIQRNTRQSALLSYYEKSAFFSEDLILESTGGNFAARVSVDGDFAPQIDVVDLIIDHSTFRNFKIWRSLRYHKELNAERLLRLLPFLAAALLTFLPMALDLKSPHLWVKRSQCREAGDEDGIHRDISHVFVFIFVFIFLAFLKATSVQLGIFSVWDNSTYRQFGSRIWGHRAVRKACEWSKASMPMLRALILLLPASAVAAPAGQLAGSWFNWLFSWFLTGLLLWASSPRWLMAVIHARAFFLFRILFLLQCIGARLRGIVKRDRMIDPTL is encoded by the coding sequence ATGCGCCTTTTGAGCGTCAAGTCTCTCGAAGTGAAAGAGTTTGCTGCAAATGCAATCCCGCCTTACGCTATTCTCTCTCACAGATGGCTGgctgacgatgaagaggtcATTCTCCGGGACATAGAGCTGCCTGTTGCCAAGACGAAGCTCGGCTACGACAAACTCGTCAAATCATGCAAGCAGGCCGAAAAAGACGGGATCGAATACGTGTGGGTTGATAGCTGTTGTATCGACAAGACCAGCAGCGCCGAGCTCTCCGAGTCTATCAACTCCATGTTCCGCTGGTAcaaggaggccgtcgtgTGCTACGCCTTTCTCTCTGATGTCCCGAGCGACTCGACCCTGGAAGAGGATTCCCCTTTTGCAAAGAGCAAGTGGTTTACTCGTGGCTGGACACTCCAGGAGCTGATCGCGCCCGAACACCTGCGTTTCTACTCTCAAGAATGGAAACCTCTTGGTAGCAAGTCACATCTAAGCGGAGTCATTAGCCGGATCACCGGCATTGACGAGCTGACCTtgcgaggccgccgagaactACATCTGTCCTCGATTGCAGCCCGCATGTCCTGGGCCGCCAAGAGGGAGACAGCCAGGGAAGAGGACAGATCCTATagcctccttggcctctttGGCGTCCACTTGCCCCTTCTGTACGGCGAAGGTGGTAAAAATGCATTTCTCCGCTTGCAAGAAGAGCTCATCCGAATCAGCGACGATCGGTCAATCTTTGCGTGGCACTCTGGGTCTTTTCGCCCTCAAGaggagcttcttctcgctccTTCGAAGGGCTCATCCTTTTTGGCTTCTTCCCCCGATGATTTCATCAGTTgcggcgacatcgtcatATGCAATCTGGTCCGGAAGCCATCCAATTTCGTCATAACCAATGCGGGCTTAAGGATCGATGTCCCCATCATCTTTGAGTATGAAGGAAGCCCCCCCGAGAGGCGCGCTCACGCCATCTTATGGTGTCGCCGAAAGACCGATTATGAGAAAATCATTACCATTCCGGTACTGCTTGATGGAAATCGCTGTGCCCGCGCACAACGATCAATGAAACTAGTCCGCCGGCGATGGGCCATCTCGCGCTCCTTCAACTATACTCTGTACATGGACACCGGAAAAAATAACCGCTCAACGGTTGAGGTATTTCCCCAATTCGATCTCGGAGCATCCGTACTCATTCTGCATTCTCTGCCTCTCGGATACTGTGTCGACACCGTTAGCCCGTCCGAGAATTGGGAGAGTTGGTCTCCCACTTCTGGACGCTTAACGAGCACGGGGTTGGGAGAGACGGTATTCAGCATCAGAGCAGATGGCTCTACGTGTGTGCCACTCGAGAACATATACATGCTGGTCAAGCCCATGTATGAGACGGGGCTGTACGTCCGTCAGCCGAGGCACAaactcgccctcgtcgaccatGAAACCGACATCCAACGCAACACACGTCAGTCCGCATTACTTTCATACTACGAAAAATCTGCGTTTTTTTCAGAAGACTTAATCCTTGAATCGACTGGAGGCAATTTTGCGGCACGAGTTTCGGTGGATGGCGACTTCGCGCCCCAGATTGACGTTGTTGACCTGATCATCGACCACTCAACCTTCAGGAACTTCAAGATATGGAGATCACTTCGTTACCACAAGGAACTTAATGCAGAAAGGCTTCTGCGCCTTCTGCCTTTCCTCGCGGCTGCTCTACTGACGTTCCTGCCAATGGCATTGGATCTGAAATCGCCTCACTTGTGGGTCAAGAGAAGCCAGTGCCGAGAAGCTGGGGATGAAGACGGAATTCACAGAGATATATCTCATGTCTTTGTTTTCATCTTCGTGTTCATCTTTCTGGCTTTCCTTAAGGCAACTTCTGTGCAACTCGGCATCTTCAGCGTTTGGGACAACTCGACATATCGGCAATTTGGGTCTCGCATATGGGGTCACAGAGCAGTAAGGAAGGCTTGCGAATGGAGCAAGGCGTCCATGCCAATGCTTCGGGCCTTGATCCTGctcttgccggcctcggcagTAGCAGCCCCAGCCGGCCAACTTGCGGGAAGCTGGTTTAATTGGCTTTTCTCCTGGTTCCTTACGGGGCTTCTTCTATGGGCAAGTTCTCCGAGGTGGTTGATGGCTGTCATACATGCCCGAGCGTTCTTTCTTTTCAGAATACTATTCTTGCTTCAGTGTATCGGGGCTAGGCTGAGAGGTATCGTGAAACGCGACAGGATGATTGATCCGACACTCTAG